A portion of the Krasilnikovia cinnamomea genome contains these proteins:
- a CDS encoding sensor histidine kinase, with protein sequence MGLVFGSWRQWARRGRQTIHPDRESTVPAADPGSPADDDAQAELELARQRNADLERTVRELTRSVAELEAFSREISHDLKSPLAGICGYAQLLAHVDFGVPRPVEFDEFVTQISNGTERMRSLIDDMLTYATARGGHLQVATVDLTALVAEVAAAQTSEVRHRSGVVPRITVDPLPAVRGDEIMLRRVFDNLVSNAVKYVRPGEAARVHISARASAEGWLRVEVTDAGIGIPDGQHESIFGEMHRAHAEKGYPGTGLGLTICRRIVERHGGAIGADPTFTDGTRIWLTLPTPAALDAFEPGTEHLAVQ encoded by the coding sequence ATGGGACTCGTGTTCGGCAGCTGGCGGCAGTGGGCGCGGCGGGGACGGCAGACGATCCACCCCGACCGTGAGTCCACCGTGCCCGCCGCGGACCCCGGCTCCCCCGCCGACGACGACGCGCAGGCCGAGCTGGAACTCGCCCGCCAGCGCAACGCCGACCTCGAACGGACCGTACGGGAGCTGACCCGGTCCGTGGCCGAGCTGGAGGCCTTCTCCCGGGAGATCAGTCACGACCTCAAGAGCCCGCTGGCCGGCATCTGCGGATACGCGCAGCTGCTGGCGCACGTCGACTTCGGCGTGCCGCGCCCGGTCGAGTTCGACGAGTTCGTGACGCAGATCAGCAACGGCACCGAACGGATGCGCTCGCTGATCGACGACATGCTCACGTACGCGACGGCCCGCGGCGGCCACCTGCAGGTGGCGACGGTCGACCTGACCGCCCTGGTCGCCGAGGTCGCCGCCGCGCAGACCAGCGAGGTGCGGCACCGCTCCGGGGTGGTACCCCGGATCACGGTCGACCCGCTGCCCGCGGTGCGCGGCGACGAGATCATGCTGCGCCGGGTCTTCGACAACCTGGTGTCCAACGCGGTCAAGTACGTGCGCCCCGGCGAGGCCGCCCGGGTGCACATCTCGGCCCGCGCGAGCGCCGAGGGCTGGCTGCGCGTCGAGGTGACCGACGCCGGCATCGGCATCCCGGACGGCCAGCACGAGTCGATCTTCGGGGAGATGCACCGGGCGCACGCCGAGAAGGGCTACCCGGGCACCGGGCTCGGCCTGACGATCTGCCGCCGCATCGTGGAACGCCACGGCGGCGCGATCGGCGCCGACCCGACGTTCACCGACGGCACCCGCATCTGGCTCACCCTGCCCACGCCCGCCGCGCTGGACGCGTTCGAGCCGGGCACGGAGCACCTCGCGGTGCAGTGA